A window from Aeromonas rivipollensis encodes these proteins:
- a CDS encoding GNAT family N-acetyltransferase has product MTSTSPPEIRLDPVTYADLPHIYRGLSDPRVIAYYGTSYDSLTACQAQMEWYAELTRTGRGAWHLILNTRTKEPLGAIGYNDADPQHKGAEIGYWLYPEHWGKGVMSAALRQWLPLTYRTTALHRLLAVVEEPNRPSTRLLERAGFRYEGTARECEWKGDGFISLHHYALLRSDLPDL; this is encoded by the coding sequence ATGACGTCAACTTCACCACCGGAGATCAGGCTGGATCCCGTCACCTATGCCGACCTGCCCCACATCTATCGTGGCCTGTCGGATCCGCGAGTCATCGCCTACTACGGCACCAGCTACGACAGCCTGACGGCGTGCCAGGCCCAGATGGAGTGGTACGCCGAGCTGACCCGCACGGGCCGAGGTGCCTGGCACCTCATTCTCAATACGCGCACCAAAGAGCCGCTGGGAGCCATCGGCTACAACGATGCCGACCCGCAGCACAAAGGGGCCGAGATCGGCTACTGGCTCTACCCCGAACACTGGGGCAAGGGGGTAATGAGCGCGGCGCTGCGGCAGTGGCTCCCGCTCACTTACCGCACCACAGCGCTGCACCGGCTGCTGGCGGTGGTGGAGGAACCAAACCGTCCCTCCACCCGCCTGCTGGAGCGAGCCGGCTTTCGCTACGAAGGCACGGCGCGGGAGTGCGAGTGGAAAGGGGATGGCTTCATCTCCCTTCACCACTACGCCCTGCTGCGCAGCGACCTGCCAGACCTTTAA
- a CDS encoding M13 family metallopeptidase, with translation MNNKKSILAALIGLALLAGCSQGPDQADKHSGLALANMDTRVKPGDDFFRYVNGHWLATAKIPDDRPADGAFYLLRDKSLADVRVLVEGLDGKAATGTPAQQIHDLYRSYLDQQTRNARGTTPLLPLLGDIDQIHDQQGLAQAFARAGKLGGSAPFGFWIDADAKAPDSYAVYLYQSGLGLPDRDYYLKQDAASQALQQKYEQHIAGMLSRFGEADAGAKAKRILALETRLAQIQWDNVALRDRQKNYNKAPIGELKRLAPSIDWNSYLDQAGLSGQQSLIIGQPSYLTALDEVMKQTPMGDWQAYLKWQLITDFAPYLDSQTDAQNFAFFGTTLSGTPKQRAPWERALGVLDNNLGEAVGKLYVERYFPPEAKARMEQLVENLRTAYGQSIQELDWMSPATKTQALAKLAKFRPKIGYPDKWKDYSAIEIRADDLVGNLQRARAFEYADSLARLGKPVDRDEWHMSPQTVNAYYNASNNEIVFPAAILQPPFFDMSADDAVNYGAIGGVIGHEMGHGFDDQGARSDGDGVMRDWWTPQDLKEFRFRTSRLVAQYNRFEPIKGQYVNGQFTLGENIGDLGGLTIAHKAYLLSLDGKEAPVLDGFTGEQRFFLGWAQVWKGMYRPELMQMLLASDPHSPPEYRVNGVVPNIPAFYEAFNIQPGDKLYLDPAKRVKIW, from the coding sequence ATGAACAATAAGAAAAGCATACTGGCCGCCCTCATCGGGCTGGCCTTGCTGGCCGGTTGCAGTCAGGGACCGGACCAGGCAGACAAGCACTCCGGCCTCGCGCTGGCCAACATGGACACCAGGGTCAAACCCGGTGACGACTTCTTCCGCTACGTGAACGGCCACTGGCTGGCCACCGCCAAGATCCCGGATGACAGGCCCGCCGATGGCGCCTTCTACCTGCTGCGGGACAAGTCCCTGGCGGACGTGCGGGTGCTGGTGGAGGGGCTGGACGGCAAGGCCGCCACCGGTACCCCGGCCCAGCAGATCCACGACCTCTACCGAAGCTATCTGGATCAGCAGACCCGCAACGCCAGGGGCACCACGCCCCTGCTGCCCCTGCTCGGCGACATCGATCAGATCCATGATCAGCAGGGTCTGGCCCAGGCCTTCGCCCGCGCCGGCAAGCTGGGGGGCAGCGCCCCCTTCGGCTTCTGGATAGATGCCGATGCCAAGGCGCCGGACAGCTATGCGGTCTACCTCTATCAATCCGGGCTCGGCCTGCCGGACAGGGACTACTACCTCAAGCAGGATGCCGCCAGCCAGGCGCTGCAGCAGAAATACGAGCAACACATCGCCGGCATGCTGAGCCGCTTCGGCGAGGCGGATGCGGGGGCCAAGGCCAAGCGCATCCTGGCCCTCGAGACCCGGCTCGCCCAGATCCAGTGGGACAACGTCGCCCTGCGGGATCGGCAGAAGAACTACAACAAGGCCCCCATCGGCGAGCTCAAGCGCCTCGCCCCCAGCATCGACTGGAACAGCTACCTGGATCAGGCCGGCCTGAGCGGCCAGCAGAGCCTCATCATAGGCCAGCCGAGCTACCTGACGGCCCTGGACGAGGTGATGAAGCAGACCCCCATGGGCGACTGGCAGGCCTACCTCAAGTGGCAGCTCATCACCGATTTCGCCCCCTACCTCGACAGCCAGACCGATGCCCAGAACTTCGCCTTCTTCGGCACCACCCTGAGCGGTACGCCCAAGCAGCGCGCCCCCTGGGAGCGAGCCCTCGGCGTACTTGACAACAACCTGGGGGAAGCGGTGGGCAAGCTCTATGTGGAGCGCTACTTCCCGCCAGAGGCCAAGGCCCGCATGGAGCAGCTGGTGGAGAACCTGCGCACCGCCTACGGCCAGAGCATCCAGGAGCTGGACTGGATGTCGCCGGCCACCAAGACCCAGGCCCTGGCCAAGCTCGCCAAGTTCAGGCCCAAGATAGGCTATCCGGACAAGTGGAAGGACTACAGCGCCATCGAGATCCGCGCCGATGACCTGGTGGGCAACCTGCAGCGCGCCCGCGCCTTCGAATATGCCGACAGCCTGGCCCGCCTCGGCAAGCCGGTGGACAGGGACGAGTGGCACATGTCGCCCCAGACGGTAAACGCCTACTACAACGCGAGCAACAACGAGATCGTCTTCCCGGCCGCCATACTGCAACCCCCCTTCTTCGACATGAGCGCGGACGACGCTGTGAACTACGGCGCCATCGGCGGGGTGATAGGCCACGAGATGGGCCATGGTTTCGACGATCAGGGGGCCAGATCCGACGGTGATGGCGTGATGCGCGACTGGTGGACGCCCCAGGATCTCAAGGAGTTCCGCTTCCGTACCAGCCGGCTGGTGGCCCAGTACAACCGCTTCGAGCCCATCAAGGGGCAGTACGTCAACGGCCAGTTCACCCTGGGGGAGAACATAGGCGATCTCGGCGGCCTCACCATAGCCCACAAGGCCTACCTGCTGTCGCTGGATGGCAAGGAAGCCCCAGTGCTGGACGGCTTCACCGGCGAGCAGCGCTTCTTCCTCGGCTGGGCCCAGGTATGGAAGGGCATGTATCGTCCCGAGCTGATGCAGATGCTGCTCGCCTCGGATCCCCACTCTCCACCCGAGTACAGAGTCAACGGCGTGGTGCCGAACATCCCCGCCTTCTACGAGGCGTTCAACATACAGCCGGGTGACAAGCTCTATCTGGACCCGGCCAAACGGGTCAAGATATGGTAA
- a CDS encoding ABC-F family ATP-binding cassette domain-containing protein: MTTLMSTHSLQMTAGHLPLFDHINLGIQSGDRLGLIGANGCGKSTLLALLAGELQPHDGRVEQAAPCRCEFVAQHLPPRLQGLNTRAVLQDALGGDPAADWQVDKMLAELQLEEQAELPVSALSGGQHSRLQIGRALLRQPNLLLLDEPSNHLDLPALLWLEQFLLGWRGALVLVSHDARLLDRVTSETLILRDGRLHRFALPCSQARVALAEEDEQARLRRADEQKEIDRLSASSKRLAIWGREHDNEKLVRQAKSMEKRITRLQEEQSQVAAPAPWRLELHGQALPADALLRLEALEVRPAPGLPPLLRAEDLWLRAGDRVALLGANGTGKSSLLRQCWREVCDQGPGEGWYRHPGASIAYYDQSLQQLDGDATLSDALYPLAPLPEVTLRQALIRAGFPYSRHGQRVHALSGGERARLLFLALSLASHHLLWLDEPTNHLDLAGKEELAEALNAFPGGVLLVSHDRDLIERSCNRFWLIRDGRIQEAHSAERAYAELIDHQQRPVAGGPSGHDARQAAASTEDDEEALLARWYELDALLSADLARKPRHQTPRLQQEWRHELARLAGLLGLVES; encoded by the coding sequence ATGACGACACTGATGAGTACCCACTCCCTGCAGATGACTGCGGGACACCTCCCCTTGTTTGACCACATCAATCTCGGTATCCAGAGCGGCGATCGCCTGGGCCTGATTGGCGCCAATGGCTGCGGCAAGAGCACACTGCTCGCCCTGCTGGCCGGTGAGCTGCAACCCCATGACGGACGGGTGGAGCAGGCTGCCCCCTGCCGCTGCGAGTTCGTGGCCCAGCACCTGCCCCCAAGGCTGCAAGGGCTCAACACCCGCGCCGTGCTGCAGGATGCCCTGGGGGGTGACCCCGCCGCCGACTGGCAGGTGGACAAGATGCTGGCCGAGCTGCAGCTCGAAGAGCAGGCCGAGCTCCCCGTCAGCGCCCTGAGCGGCGGCCAGCACAGCCGGTTGCAGATAGGCCGCGCCCTGCTGCGCCAGCCCAACCTGCTGCTGCTCGATGAACCCAGCAACCACCTGGACCTGCCCGCCCTGCTCTGGCTGGAGCAGTTCCTCCTGGGCTGGCGGGGCGCCCTGGTGCTGGTCTCCCACGATGCCCGCCTGCTCGATCGGGTGACCAGCGAGACCCTGATCCTGCGGGATGGACGACTCCATCGCTTCGCCCTGCCCTGCAGTCAGGCCAGGGTGGCGCTGGCGGAGGAGGACGAGCAGGCACGCCTGCGCCGGGCCGACGAGCAGAAGGAGATAGATCGCCTGAGTGCCAGCAGCAAGCGCCTCGCCATCTGGGGGCGGGAGCATGACAACGAGAAGCTGGTGCGCCAGGCCAAGTCCATGGAAAAACGCATCACCCGCCTGCAGGAGGAGCAGAGCCAGGTCGCAGCACCCGCCCCCTGGCGCCTCGAGCTGCACGGGCAGGCGCTGCCCGCCGATGCCCTGCTGCGACTGGAAGCCCTGGAGGTGCGCCCCGCCCCCGGCTTGCCACCCCTGCTGCGGGCCGAGGATCTCTGGTTGCGGGCCGGCGACAGGGTCGCCCTGCTCGGCGCCAACGGCACCGGCAAGTCCTCCCTGCTGCGCCAGTGCTGGCGCGAGGTCTGCGATCAAGGGCCGGGTGAGGGCTGGTATCGCCACCCCGGCGCCAGCATCGCCTACTACGATCAGTCCCTGCAGCAGCTGGACGGGGACGCCACCCTGAGCGACGCCCTCTATCCCCTGGCGCCCTTGCCGGAGGTGACACTGCGCCAGGCCCTGATCCGCGCTGGCTTCCCCTACTCCCGTCATGGCCAGCGGGTGCACGCCTTGAGCGGGGGAGAGCGGGCCAGGCTGCTGTTTCTCGCCCTCTCCCTGGCGAGCCACCATCTGCTCTGGCTCGATGAACCCACCAACCACCTGGATCTGGCGGGCAAGGAGGAGCTGGCCGAGGCCTTGAACGCCTTCCCCGGGGGCGTCTTGCTGGTCTCCCACGATCGGGATCTGATCGAACGCAGCTGTAACCGCTTCTGGCTGATCAGGGATGGACGCATCCAGGAGGCCCACAGTGCCGAGCGGGCCTATGCCGAGCTGATCGACCACCAGCAGAGGCCGGTAGCTGGCGGACCATCCGGGCACGACGCTCGCCAGGCCGCTGCCAGCACTGAGGATGACGAAGAGGCACTGCTGGCCCGCTGGTATGAGCTCGATGCCCTGCTGAGCGCCGATCTCGCCCGCAAGCCCAGGCATCAGACCCCGCGGCTACAGCAGGAGTGGCGCCATGAGCTGGCAAGGCTTGCCGGCTTGCTCGGGCTTGTCGAATCATGA
- a CDS encoding PliI family lysozyme inhibitor of I-type lysozyme, with protein MKALLITLGLLSLPLTTQAAEGFFQQLTLPTGQVLTVGEGRGEPASTGSYDVRLYSGANPEFPLDQFIDGKVMPRDGSIKALKLLDLNGDKQPELIVLVESAGSGSYQSADAFTINAQEGLESFNHVEGLTPNDDVIQALKTPRD; from the coding sequence ATGAAAGCCTTACTCATTACTCTCGGCCTGCTCAGCCTGCCCCTGACCACCCAGGCGGCGGAGGGATTCTTCCAGCAGCTGACGCTGCCCACGGGCCAGGTGCTCACCGTCGGCGAGGGGCGCGGTGAGCCCGCCTCCACCGGCAGCTACGACGTCCGCCTCTACTCAGGCGCCAACCCCGAGTTTCCCCTGGATCAGTTCATCGACGGCAAGGTGATGCCCCGCGATGGCAGCATCAAGGCGCTCAAGCTGCTGGATCTCAACGGTGACAAGCAGCCCGAGCTCATCGTCCTGGTCGAGAGCGCCGGCAGCGGCAGCTACCAGAGCGCCGACGCCTTCACCATCAATGCGCAGGAGGGGCTGGAGAGCTTCAATCACGTGGAGGGGCTGACCCCCAATGACGATGTGATCCAGGCGCTCAAGACACCGCGCGACTGA